One genomic region from Nitrospinota bacterium encodes:
- the cas9 gene encoding type II CRISPR RNA-guided endonuclease Cas9 (Cas9, originally named Csn1, is the large, multifunctional signature protein of type II CRISPR/Cas systems. It is well known even to general audiences because its RNA-guided endonuclease activity has made it a popular tool for custom editing of eukaryotic genomes.), producing the protein MKILGLDIGTNSIGWAVIERDDEKLDDVAGTGKILGAGARVFTAPVEDKTEAPKNQERRAKRGARKILARRKMRREHLTNILVSTEMLPSDKDEREKLLNTINPYKARAEGLDGKISLYELGRALFHMNKRRGFKSNRNADRKEKDKDKSKVLDAIKDLQGRIDHNARTLGEYLYKQNNSLLRKQYTHRNMYETEFEKLWATQAAFHPELTQELKIKINKAIFFQRPLKSQKGLVGFCELERKIWRKPDGGLIDKGPRRAAKSHPLAQRIRMLQDVTNLKVNAQSLKKDQLKTIIEAIDGKQKLTWAQVKKSAGIHKETKLNLEETGKKHIPGDYTSFNIAKALGAKWQALDVTQRESLYTDLTTIENEAALIKRLTEGWGFSKDESEALAKVELEDGYAAHSLKAIKKLLPHMEAGLTYPEAKIAAGYGGVSGASEGFNVLPEPPQVRNPVVQKALYETRKVVNAIIRKFGKPDIIRVELARDAKQPKKVKDERHKQMRDREAENETIDAELKNEFGVAKPTREDRDKYRLWLECNRTSPYSGKAIGKQELFTADVQVEHILPWQKSLDNSYMNKTLCFQKENLEKGDNTPFQAWSHDEQKWGEIEKRIESLPLAKRRRFYMTEIPDGFLDSQLTDTRYITKEVCAYLKSTGVRVDTNKGLFTAWLRGEWGLYDILPKRNYDLKAGKDRSDHRHHALDAIVIALTGPWQVHMFSRATSRGDGRLRYSNFPVPWKGFRDDAQAAIDAIIVSHRATRKIRGALHEETSYGATSEKGVFVRRKTIETMTYAEVKRIRDERIRDLILKRIEEHGGDCKAALKTEFVIGKHSVKKARLLYSINNAFPILDKKGKEYRFLEYGKNHHIEIIKPKSSGKWEGWEEGDIVTMMEAARRARPRKGEEKRPIINTICGPDNELVMSLSINEMLRMNVDGDVRIYRVQKLSKGYYVFREHCSAGTEDETKPAMLRIQSMGALMSYKPEKVTVSPIGEVFPAHD; encoded by the coding sequence ATGAAAATACTGGGGCTGGATATTGGCACAAATTCCATCGGTTGGGCGGTCATCGAACGGGATGACGAAAAACTGGACGACGTGGCCGGAACAGGCAAGATATTGGGCGCCGGAGCGCGGGTATTCACCGCGCCGGTGGAGGATAAAACAGAAGCGCCCAAGAATCAGGAGCGCCGGGCAAAACGAGGCGCGCGGAAAATCCTTGCACGAAGAAAAATGAGACGTGAACATCTAACCAACATCTTGGTATCCACCGAAATGTTGCCTTCCGATAAAGATGAGCGGGAAAAACTATTGAACACGATAAATCCGTATAAAGCCAGAGCCGAAGGATTGGATGGCAAAATATCTTTGTACGAGCTGGGCCGCGCCCTGTTCCACATGAACAAACGGCGGGGTTTTAAGAGCAACCGGAATGCGGACAGAAAAGAAAAGGATAAAGATAAAAGCAAAGTCCTCGACGCCATTAAAGATCTTCAGGGAAGGATAGATCACAACGCCCGCACCCTTGGAGAATACCTTTATAAACAAAATAACAGCCTGCTACGTAAACAGTACACCCACCGCAATATGTACGAAACCGAATTTGAGAAGCTATGGGCAACACAAGCGGCTTTTCATCCGGAATTGACGCAAGAGCTTAAGATAAAAATCAACAAGGCCATATTCTTTCAACGTCCCTTAAAGTCGCAAAAAGGCCTTGTGGGCTTTTGCGAGCTGGAGCGGAAAATATGGCGGAAACCGGATGGTGGATTAATAGACAAAGGCCCGCGCCGGGCCGCCAAATCTCATCCGTTGGCCCAAAGGATAAGGATGCTTCAGGATGTTACAAACCTGAAGGTAAATGCCCAATCTCTTAAAAAAGATCAACTGAAAACGATCATCGAGGCTATTGACGGCAAGCAAAAGCTGACGTGGGCGCAGGTAAAAAAATCGGCGGGCATACACAAGGAAACAAAGCTGAACCTGGAGGAAACAGGCAAGAAGCATATTCCAGGCGATTACACTTCTTTTAATATTGCTAAAGCGCTTGGGGCAAAGTGGCAGGCTCTGGACGTTACACAGCGTGAAAGTTTATATACCGACCTTACCACCATAGAAAACGAAGCGGCATTAATAAAACGCCTCACAGAAGGTTGGGGCTTTTCAAAAGATGAATCGGAGGCGCTGGCAAAAGTAGAACTGGAGGATGGCTATGCCGCCCATTCACTGAAAGCTATCAAAAAGCTTCTGCCTCACATGGAAGCCGGTTTAACTTATCCGGAAGCCAAAATAGCCGCTGGGTATGGCGGGGTAAGCGGCGCCAGCGAAGGATTTAATGTATTGCCGGAACCGCCGCAGGTACGCAACCCGGTTGTCCAGAAAGCTCTTTATGAAACCCGCAAGGTGGTAAACGCCATCATCCGCAAGTTCGGCAAGCCGGACATTATTCGCGTCGAGTTGGCTAGAGACGCAAAACAACCGAAAAAAGTTAAAGATGAACGGCACAAACAGATGCGTGACCGGGAAGCGGAAAATGAAACCATAGACGCCGAACTGAAAAATGAATTCGGCGTAGCCAAACCTACAAGAGAAGACAGGGACAAATACCGGTTATGGCTTGAATGCAACCGCACAAGCCCATATTCCGGAAAAGCGATAGGCAAGCAGGAGCTGTTCACCGCCGATGTTCAGGTTGAGCATATCCTCCCTTGGCAAAAATCGCTGGACAATTCCTATATGAACAAGACGCTTTGTTTTCAGAAGGAAAATCTTGAGAAAGGGGACAACACTCCTTTTCAGGCATGGAGCCATGATGAACAAAAATGGGGTGAAATAGAAAAGAGAATAGAATCATTACCGCTGGCCAAACGCCGCCGCTTCTACATGACCGAAATTCCCGATGGTTTTCTTGACAGCCAGTTGACGGACACACGATATATCACAAAGGAGGTATGCGCCTATCTGAAATCAACAGGTGTCCGGGTGGACACAAACAAGGGCCTGTTCACCGCATGGTTGCGCGGCGAATGGGGTCTTTACGATATTTTGCCCAAGCGTAACTACGATTTGAAAGCGGGTAAGGACCGTTCCGATCATCGCCATCATGCCTTGGACGCGATAGTGATAGCCCTCACAGGCCCGTGGCAGGTACACATGTTTAGCAGGGCCACATCGCGCGGCGATGGCAGGTTGCGATATTCAAACTTCCCGGTTCCGTGGAAAGGATTCCGTGACGATGCGCAAGCCGCCATTGACGCAATCATCGTCTCCCATCGCGCCACGCGGAAAATACGGGGGGCGCTACACGAAGAAACTTCGTATGGGGCGACATCGGAAAAAGGCGTTTTCGTCCGGCGAAAGACCATTGAGACCATGACATATGCCGAAGTGAAACGTATCCGTGATGAGCGCATTCGTGATTTGATCCTTAAACGGATTGAGGAGCATGGAGGCGATTGCAAGGCGGCGCTCAAAACTGAGTTTGTAATCGGAAAGCATTCCGTGAAAAAGGCCCGGCTACTTTACTCAATTAATAACGCTTTCCCAATATTGGACAAGAAAGGCAAAGAATACCGCTTTCTAGAATATGGAAAAAACCACCATATTGAAATAATCAAACCCAAATCATCCGGCAAATGGGAGGGATGGGAAGAAGGGGATATCGTGACTATGATGGAGGCGGCGCGGCGAGCAAGGCCCAGAAAAGGTGAGGAAAAACGCCCAATTATCAACACGATTTGCGGCCCGGATAATGAGCTTGTCATGTCACTTTCCATCAACGAAATGCTGAGGATGAACGTGGACGGTGATGTAAGGATATATAGGGTTCAGAAGTTGTCCAAAGGATATTACGTTTTTAGAGAGCATTGCTCTGCTGGCACAGAAGATGAAACAAAGCCGGCAATGTTGCGAATTCAAAGTATGGGCGCATTGATGAGTTACAAACCTGAAAAAGTGACGGTCTCACCTATCGGCGAGGTGTTCCCCGCCCATGATTAA
- the cas1 gene encoding type II CRISPR-associated endonuclease Cas1, which translates to MIKRTVEISSGAAHLSLRLKQLSVKREGEDEVTVPLEDLGILVISHPNVSITNALLAECASQNITVVFCDMKHKPSGAMLPFSGHSTQAETMEAQIAASQPVKKRIWQYIIEAKIAGQAKALEACSGKGKALFEMAKQVKSGDTENMEARAAQYYWPRLFGKDFRRDREGGPPNSILNYGYTVIRASVARALVGSGLHPSLGVHHRNRYDSFRLADDAMEPLRPIVDIKAFELWKANPEVEVEKETKRAMLEILGMDLRFNGEKEPFMEAMAHYAASLRRAIAEGAPLTIPEW; encoded by the coding sequence ATGATTAAACGCACGGTGGAAATATCATCGGGCGCGGCGCATCTTTCCCTCCGGCTCAAACAGCTTTCAGTTAAACGGGAAGGGGAGGATGAGGTGACCGTCCCGCTGGAAGACCTTGGGATTCTCGTCATCAGCCACCCCAATGTCTCCATCACCAACGCCCTTCTGGCGGAATGCGCCTCGCAGAACATAACCGTGGTGTTTTGTGACATGAAGCATAAACCAAGCGGTGCCATGTTGCCCTTCTCCGGCCATAGCACCCAGGCGGAAACCATGGAGGCGCAGATTGCCGCCAGCCAACCGGTGAAAAAACGGATATGGCAGTACATCATCGAGGCAAAAATCGCGGGACAAGCCAAAGCGCTGGAGGCGTGTAGTGGCAAAGGAAAAGCGCTTTTCGAAATGGCCAAACAGGTGAAATCCGGCGACACGGAAAACATGGAGGCCCGCGCCGCCCAATATTATTGGCCCCGGCTTTTCGGCAAGGATTTCCGGCGGGACAGGGAGGGCGGCCCGCCCAACTCCATCCTTAACTATGGCTATACGGTCATCCGCGCATCGGTGGCGCGCGCTCTTGTGGGCTCCGGGCTTCACCCTTCCTTGGGTGTGCATCACAGGAACCGTTATGACAGCTTCCGCCTGGCGGACGACGCCATGGAACCGTTAAGACCAATAGTGGACATAAAAGCGTTCGAGTTGTGGAAGGCCAACCCCGAAGTTGAAGTGGAAAAAGAAACCAAACGGGCAATGCTGGAAATTCTTGGAATGGATTTGAGGTTTAACGGCGAAAAAGAGCCATTCATGGAAGCGATGGCCCATTACGCCGCCTCTTTGCGGCGCGCCATCGCCGAGGGAGCGCCGCTTACGATACCGGAATGGTAA
- the cas2 gene encoding CRISPR-associated endonuclease Cas2 — MWIVLMFDLPVVEPEERKDANRFRKDLKGCGFTMMQLSVYVRHAASDENAQIHLKRVKGLLPPKGEVRAILITDKQFERMQVFYGKMRKPAERAPAQLEFL, encoded by the coding sequence ATGTGGATTGTGCTTATGTTCGACCTTCCAGTGGTGGAGCCGGAAGAGCGCAAGGATGCCAACAGGTTCCGGAAAGATTTAAAAGGGTGCGGCTTTACCATGATGCAATTGTCGGTATATGTGCGGCACGCCGCAAGCGATGAGAATGCCCAGATTCACCTGAAAAGGGTGAAAGGGCTTTTACCGCCAAAAGGTGAGGTGCGGGCGATATTGATAACCGATAAACAGTTTGAACGTATGCAGGTTTTCTATGGAAAAATGCGCAAACCGGCGGAACGCGCCCCGGCCCAACTGGAGTTTTTATGA